A portion of the Juglans microcarpa x Juglans regia isolate MS1-56 chromosome 1D, Jm3101_v1.0, whole genome shotgun sequence genome contains these proteins:
- the LOC121268004 gene encoding uncharacterized protein LOC121268004, translated as MAKHQKALEFASLTQGNMTVDQYAARFMEMGRFAPHLISTKKMQAQADRKKGFPYSSRSSTGKRKALVTPSKGKGVVVGKAAPITPPPCRQCGKRHSGNCRRASRACFRCGQIGNMIRDCQQITPGGVSTPNAKPKTAAKAKVYAITPRGVDLEADETADARVIIGNISNLALIIDSLCLGILSNHSYLFR; from the exons ATGGCTAAGCACCAGAAAGCTTTAGAATTTGCAAGTTTGACTCAAGGGAATATGACGGTCGATCAGTATGCCGCTCGTTTTATGGAAATGGGAAGGTTCGCACCTCATCTGATCAGTACCAAGAAGATGCAA GCTCAAGCGGATAGGAAAAAGGGATTTCCTTACTCGTCAAGAAGTAGTACTGGGAAGCGAAAGGCCCTGGTAACCCCAAGCAAAGGAAAGGGCGTGGTAGTTGGGAAGGCAGCACCCATTACTCCACCACCCTGTCGCCAATGCGGGAAAAGGCACAGTGGAAATTGTCGAAGGGCCTCAAGAGCGTGTTTCAGATGTGGTCAAATTGGCAATATGATTCGGGATTGTCAGCAGATTACGCCTGGAGGAGTGTCAACGCCAAATGCTAAACCCAAGACTGCAGCAAAAGCCAAGGTTTATGCTATTACGCCAAGAGGAGTAGACCTAGAGGCTGATGAGACGGCAGACGCAAGAGTGATTATTGGTAACATTTCAAACCTTGCCTTAATTATAGACAGCTTGTGTCTGGGTATCTTGAGTAATCATAGTTATCTCTTTAGGTAA